The following proteins come from a genomic window of Miscanthus floridulus cultivar M001 chromosome 2, ASM1932011v1, whole genome shotgun sequence:
- the LOC136539335 gene encoding cyclin-P4-1-like — MTTGDLGTEAAPVPRVVSILSALLQRVAERNDAAAEEGAVAAPAQAAGRPVSAFQGLTKPAISIGGYLERIFRFASCSPSCYVIAYIYLDRFLRRRPALAVDSFNVHRLLITSVLTAVKFVDDICYNNAYFARVGGISLVEMNYLEVDFLFGIAFDLNVTPAAFTSYCAVLQSEMAYLDTPVEAPRLHHCYAAVGTSDHHHDDPAGAVGAAAAG, encoded by the exons ATGACGACGGGGGATCTGGGGACAGAGGCGGCGCCCGTGCCGCGGGTGGTCTCCATCCTGTCGGCGCTGCTGCAGCGGGTGGCGGAGCGCAACGACGCCgcggcggaggagggcgcggtggcggCGCCGGCGCAGGCTGCTGGTCGCCCGGTGTCGGCGTTCCAGGGGCTCACGAAGCCGGCCATCTCCATCGGCGGCTACCTGGAGCGCATCTTCCGCTTCGCCAGCTGCAGCCCGTCCTGCTACGTCATCGCCTACATCTACCTCGACCGCTTCCTGCGCCGCCGCCCCGCGCTCGCCGTCGACTCCTTCAACGTCCACCGCCTCCTCATCACCTCCGTCCTCACCGCCGTCAAGTTCGTCGACGACAT ATGCTACAACAACGCCTACTTCGCGCGGGTGGGCGGGATCAGCCTGGTGGAGATGAACTACCTGGAGGTGGACTTCCTCTTCGGCATCGCCTTCGACCTCAACGTCACGCCCGCCGCCTTCACCTCCTACTGCGCCGTGCTCCAGAGCGAGATGGCCTACCTGGACACGCCCGTCGAGGCGCCCCGGCTGCACCACTGCTACGCCGCCGTCGGCACGTCCGATCACCACCACGACGACCCCGCCGGCGCGGTCGGGGCAGCGGCAGCCGGCTGA